The Siphonobacter curvatus genome includes a window with the following:
- a CDS encoding NAD(P)/FAD-dependent oxidoreductase — protein sequence MKQSVDVVIIGGSYAGLAGALSLGRAIRQVVILDSGRPCNRQTPHSHNFLTQDGSTPAEIAERAKAQVLNYPTVRFQSETAVSVTGQDMNFTVTTDAGSVIQAKKLLFATGIRDLMPALPGFSKSWGISVIHCPYCHGYEYRDQPTGILMNGETALEMGRLIRNWTPQLTVFTNAPSTIPDTSILSSLGITIEETPLQEIVHENGYLQHLVLADGRKFPLNALYARPPFEQHCPLPRDLGCVHTEDGYIQVDALQKTSIAGVYAAGDATTMKRTVSVAVAAGTMAGVAISREFLP from the coding sequence ATGAAACAATCTGTAGATGTCGTGATTATTGGCGGTAGTTACGCCGGTTTAGCCGGAGCTTTGAGCCTGGGGCGAGCCATTCGACAAGTCGTTATCCTAGATAGCGGTCGGCCCTGTAACCGTCAAACTCCTCATTCCCATAATTTCCTTACGCAGGATGGCAGTACACCTGCCGAGATTGCCGAACGTGCCAAAGCTCAGGTCTTGAACTATCCCACGGTTCGTTTCCAAAGCGAAACGGCTGTCAGCGTAACGGGGCAGGATATGAATTTTACCGTGACTACGGATGCGGGTTCCGTTATACAGGCCAAAAAACTGTTGTTCGCTACCGGCATTCGGGACCTGATGCCCGCCCTGCCCGGTTTTTCCAAAAGCTGGGGCATCTCAGTCATTCACTGTCCGTATTGCCATGGTTACGAGTATCGCGATCAGCCAACCGGTATTCTCATGAACGGAGAAACCGCTTTGGAAATGGGCCGCCTCATCCGTAACTGGACTCCGCAACTGACCGTATTCACCAACGCACCTTCCACCATTCCGGACACCTCCATTCTTAGTTCGCTTGGTATTACCATTGAAGAAACGCCTTTACAGGAGATCGTTCACGAAAATGGGTATTTACAGCATTTGGTACTTGCTGACGGCCGGAAGTTTCCGTTGAATGCCCTGTACGCCCGCCCGCCTTTTGAACAGCACTGTCCATTACCCAGGGACCTGGGGTGCGTGCACACAGAAGACGGTTATATTCAGGTAGATGCCCTGCAAAAAACGAGTATCGCTGGGGTGTATGCCGCGGGTGATGCCACGACCATGAAGCGAACCGTGAGTGTCGCCGTCGCCGCAGGTACCATGGCGGGCGTAGCAATAAGCCGGGAATTTTTACCTTAA
- a CDS encoding AraC family transcriptional regulator, giving the protein MQLLPAPALLPFIRHYLFIRHSFESVQKLRLFSDGSTGLVFSFNSLLQDDRGDRLPASFVYGQIREYKTVYASGITNLIIVVFQPYGMSSLLGIPASELSNQIVELDLILGTASRDLYQQLSDSTDVQSSKQQLDHFFKVLLKQATDRPQPLITAATQWIIQRNGCFTARELMQFTGYEQRQLERKFKEIIGVSPQKMGSIVRLHYFLKEVQQPQYKHGMTPAVYEAGYYDQAHLIREFRKLTGLTPSLYLKQQNRLAVNFLPSPD; this is encoded by the coding sequence ATGCAACTGTTACCCGCTCCCGCTTTGCTGCCGTTCATCCGGCACTATCTCTTCATCCGGCATTCGTTTGAAAGCGTACAAAAATTACGGTTATTCTCGGACGGTAGTACAGGCCTGGTTTTCTCCTTTAATTCGCTTTTGCAAGATGATCGGGGCGATCGACTCCCGGCCTCCTTCGTTTATGGGCAGATCAGGGAGTACAAAACGGTATATGCGAGCGGAATTACCAATCTGATCATCGTGGTTTTTCAGCCGTATGGGATGAGCTCTTTATTGGGAATACCCGCTTCGGAGCTAAGCAACCAAATCGTAGAACTGGATCTCATACTGGGGACGGCGAGCCGTGACCTGTATCAGCAACTCAGCGACTCAACTGACGTCCAGTCGAGTAAGCAGCAGCTCGATCATTTTTTCAAAGTCTTGCTTAAGCAGGCAACGGATCGGCCGCAACCCCTCATCACAGCCGCTACGCAGTGGATCATTCAGCGAAACGGATGCTTTACGGCTCGTGAACTGATGCAGTTTACAGGCTACGAACAACGGCAACTGGAGCGTAAATTCAAGGAAATCATTGGCGTAAGTCCGCAAAAAATGGGCAGTATTGTTCGGCTGCATTATTTTCTCAAAGAGGTACAACAGCCCCAGTACAAACATGGGATGACACCAGCGGTGTACGAAGCGGGCTACTATGATCAGGCCCATCTGATCCGGGAATTCCGCAAGCTAACCGGCCTTACGCCTTCACTTTATCTGAAACAGCAAAATCGTCTGGCGGTCAATTTCCTTCCTTCACCTGACTAA
- a CDS encoding nitrilase family protein: MRTLVMATAQFENKSGDKAYNLSIIDQLAGKAAQTGAQVIAFHECSITGYTFARHLSREELLAIAEPIPSGPSTDELIRLARKHRIAIAAGLFEKDEQDRLYKAYVCVDQSGLLAKYRKLHPFINPHLTPGDAYCVFDLYGWKCGILICYDNNIIENVRATKLLGAEIILMPHVTMCTPSTRPGAGFVDPKLWENRKYDPTSLRAEFDGLKGRQWLMKWLPARAYDNAVYAVFANPIGMDDDQLKNGCSMILDPFGDILAECRSLDNEVVTAILTSDNLTQAGGHRYLQARRPELYGELISQPHESEQKVAWLQTNTNEAE, from the coding sequence ATGCGAACCCTGGTTATGGCTACTGCTCAGTTTGAAAACAAGAGTGGTGACAAAGCGTATAATCTTTCCATCATCGATCAACTGGCGGGCAAGGCCGCTCAGACCGGTGCTCAGGTGATTGCGTTTCACGAGTGTTCTATTACCGGATATACTTTTGCCCGACACCTGAGTCGGGAAGAACTGCTGGCTATCGCCGAGCCCATCCCCTCGGGACCCAGCACCGATGAATTGATCCGTCTGGCCCGAAAGCATCGGATTGCAATTGCAGCGGGTTTATTCGAAAAGGATGAACAGGATCGTCTGTACAAAGCCTACGTCTGCGTGGATCAATCCGGCCTATTGGCAAAGTACCGTAAGTTACATCCTTTCATCAATCCACACCTGACGCCCGGCGACGCGTACTGCGTGTTTGATCTGTACGGCTGGAAATGCGGTATCCTGATTTGTTACGATAACAATATCATCGAGAATGTGCGGGCCACCAAGCTACTCGGAGCCGAGATTATTCTGATGCCGCACGTAACCATGTGTACGCCCTCTACTCGTCCCGGAGCCGGATTTGTAGATCCCAAACTCTGGGAGAACCGGAAGTATGACCCCACTTCCCTGCGAGCTGAATTTGATGGACTCAAAGGGCGGCAGTGGTTGATGAAATGGCTACCCGCCCGAGCCTACGATAATGCCGTGTATGCCGTCTTTGCCAACCCCATCGGCATGGATGACGATCAGCTCAAAAACGGGTGCTCCATGATTCTGGACCCCTTCGGTGATATACTGGCCGAATGCCGATCCCTGGATAATGAAGTCGTAACCGCAATCCTGACCTCCGACAATCTCACGCAGGCCGGAGGGCATCGCTATTTACAGGCCCGCCGTCCTGAACTGTACGGGGAATTAATTAGTCAGCCCCATGAATCCGAGCAAAAAGTAGCCTGGTTGCAAACCAATACGAACGAAGCCGAGTAA
- a CDS encoding TetR/AcrR family transcriptional regulator, which yields MQNTQQKIIDAAILVFNEDYSAPLEKVAEKAAITRRTLHRYFKTREALLMSCQKEMQRSCRTAMMQALEASDDPLKQLENMVYAGVECGAKFSLFSKLHTRPEHLHSSQNPDCAQYDAFYSRYRGVITQLQTQGLIASEFTAEWIAMFFSGVIAATVNAEAMGSVAKNSLKHFAWLSFSKGIGL from the coding sequence ATGCAAAACACCCAACAAAAGATCATCGACGCCGCCATTCTCGTCTTTAACGAGGATTATTCCGCTCCGCTGGAAAAGGTAGCGGAGAAAGCCGCCATTACCCGGCGGACGCTTCACCGCTACTTCAAAACCCGCGAAGCGTTACTGATGAGCTGCCAGAAGGAAATGCAGCGGAGTTGCCGGACCGCCATGATGCAGGCCTTGGAAGCTTCGGATGATCCGCTGAAGCAACTGGAGAATATGGTGTACGCGGGTGTAGAATGCGGAGCCAAGTTTTCGCTATTCAGCAAACTACATACCCGACCGGAACATCTGCACTCGTCACAAAACCCTGATTGTGCTCAGTATGATGCATTTTACTCGCGGTATCGGGGTGTGATCACCCAATTGCAGACTCAGGGTTTGATCGCTTCCGAATTTACAGCGGAATGGATTGCCATGTTTTTTAGTGGAGTAATTGCTGCGACGGTCAATGCCGAAGCGATGGGCTCCGTAGCTAAAAATAGTCTTAAACATTTTGCCTGGCTTTCGTTTAGTAAAGGCATAGGGCTTTAA
- a CDS encoding GTP-binding protein, translating to MVKKLPVTVLSGFLGAGKTTLLNYLLHHRHGLKVAVIVNDMSEVNVDAQTIQSQNVLSRTEERLVEMSNGCICCTLREDLMVEVEKLARENRFDYLLIESSGISEPLPVAQTFSYTDEAMGIDLSAFSRLDTLVTVVDAYNFAKDFGSIDTVRSRKLNPDDQADTRSIVNLLTDQIEFANVLILNKTDLITPHQLGELKAILQHLNPKARLVESSFGRVEPEQILNTGLFNLEEASQAESWVEELQKGHHTPESEEYGIHSFVFRNSRPLHPERFWAYLQEEWPAGIIRSKGLFWLASRPDKALSWGQAGGSLRAEPAGTWWAAIPEKERLYYPAYQENELLIRKRWHPDFGDRMNELVIIGQDLAQEQIIRELESCLCTPAEIRRMQTGVRFRDPFPKWE from the coding sequence ATGGTAAAAAAACTCCCCGTAACCGTACTGAGCGGATTTTTGGGAGCGGGTAAAACCACCCTGCTCAATTATCTCCTGCATCACCGTCACGGCCTGAAAGTGGCCGTTATCGTCAATGATATGAGTGAAGTCAATGTGGATGCTCAGACGATTCAATCGCAGAATGTACTGTCTCGTACCGAGGAACGACTCGTCGAAATGTCTAATGGCTGCATTTGCTGTACTCTGCGGGAAGACCTGATGGTTGAAGTGGAAAAGCTAGCTCGAGAAAACCGTTTTGATTACCTGTTGATCGAATCGTCGGGCATTTCAGAGCCTTTGCCCGTAGCTCAGACCTTCAGTTATACCGACGAAGCGATGGGAATTGACTTATCGGCGTTCAGTCGGCTGGACACGCTCGTAACCGTAGTTGATGCCTACAACTTTGCCAAAGACTTTGGTTCGATTGATACCGTCCGCAGTCGGAAGCTCAACCCAGACGATCAGGCCGATACGCGGAGTATCGTTAATTTACTGACCGATCAGATTGAGTTTGCCAATGTATTGATTCTCAACAAAACGGATTTAATTACCCCGCATCAACTGGGGGAATTAAAGGCCATTCTCCAGCATCTGAATCCCAAAGCCCGCTTGGTCGAATCAAGTTTCGGTCGGGTAGAACCCGAACAGATTCTGAATACGGGGCTGTTTAATCTGGAGGAAGCGTCGCAGGCAGAAAGCTGGGTAGAGGAATTACAGAAAGGCCATCATACTCCCGAAAGTGAGGAGTACGGCATTCATTCCTTCGTTTTCCGGAATTCCCGGCCGCTGCATCCCGAGCGTTTCTGGGCGTATCTTCAGGAAGAATGGCCCGCGGGGATCATACGCTCGAAGGGGTTATTTTGGCTGGCGTCGCGACCCGATAAAGCCCTGAGCTGGGGGCAGGCGGGAGGCTCTTTACGGGCCGAGCCGGCGGGTACCTGGTGGGCAGCAATTCCGGAGAAAGAACGCCTGTACTATCCCGCTTATCAGGAAAATGAATTATTGATTCGGAAACGCTGGCATCCTGACTTTGGCGATCGCATGAATGAGTTGGTGATTATTGGTCAGGACCTGGCACAAGAACAAATCATTCGGGAACTGGAAAGCTGCCTGTGTACCCCAGCCGAAATCCGGCGGATGCAGACCGGCGTACGCTTCCGCGATCCGTTTCCGAAATGGGAATAA